A DNA window from Camelina sativa cultivar DH55 chromosome 17, Cs, whole genome shotgun sequence contains the following coding sequences:
- the LOC104759554 gene encoding uncharacterized protein LOC104759554 has translation MASHSSSAIPNGTTATLATNSSLCNDLYENPLYLHSTDHVGLQIVTDCLNTGTEFHSWRRSVRMALNVRNKLGFIDGTITQLSSDHPLYGSWSRCNDMVSTWLMGLVSKKIVQSLLYMPTAAAIWKSIISRFKQDDAPRVFEIEQLLGSLQQGSMDVSAYFTELVTLWEEYTNYIEIHVCTCGRCECNAAVLWERLQQRSKVTKFLMGLNDGFNQTRRYILMLKPIPSIDEVFNMVQQDEWQLNVKPIVKAENVVFQTIGSYDGAMYESGEFSGAYSSYRPRGNRPLCTHCDQMGHTVQKCYRLHGYPPGYKHYNNNNGRNNGGNNSGYRPTNSFAPRGQSFTTPRSTSKPSETNMQRTVANVFDGTPSGQLLYYPPPPVSPMNLDVTKLSQSQVQGLIHQLNQMSAQVAASEPLAPISQSSISISEKGVMAVNSTSGIIVTLPNGIKLPIHHSGNIHLYASLVLYDVLHVHDFHFNLISGFSQDSMIGRGHLMHHLYILDLQSLSSLKIPESSSSEFFCGSLSSDATLWHHRLGHPSSAQVTTWVTT, from the exons ATGGCGTCTCACTCGTCTTCAGCGATTCCAAATGGTACGACGGCGACTCTGGCGACGAATTCGTCTTTATGTAATGATCTTTATGAGAATCCGTTGTATCTACACAGTACCGATCATGTTGGGCTCCAGATAGTCACTGATTGCCTCAATACTGGAACAGAGTTTCATTCTTGGCGACGATCTGTTCGCATGGCATTGAATGTACGTAACAAACTTGGATTCATCGACGGTACTATCACTCAACTTTCTTCTGATCATCCTCTGTATGGTTCTTGGTCACGTTGTAATGATATGGTTAGTACTTGGTTGATGGGATTGGTTTCTAAGAAAATAGTGCAGAGTTTATTGTATATGCCTACTGCTGCTGCGATTTGGAAGAGCATTATCTCTCGTTTTAAACAAGATGATGCACCGCGTGTTTTTGAGATAGAACAACTTCTAGGATCACTACAACAGGGCTCAATGGATGTTAGTGCTTATTTTACTGAATTGGTCACATTATGGGAGGAGTATACCAATTATATCGAGATTCATGTTTGTACATGTGGACGTTGTGAGTGTAATGCAGCGGTTTTGTGGGAAAGGTTGCAACAAAGGAGTAAGGTCACCAAGTTTTTGATGGGTCTTAATGATGGTTTTAATCAAACTAGGCGGTATATATTGATGCTTAAGCCTATTCCAAGTATTGATGAAGTATTCAACATGGTTCAACAAGATGAATGGCAGCTGAATGTCAAGCCGATTGTCAAGGCTGAGAATGTAGTTTTTCAGACCATTGGATCTTATGATGGAGCAATGTATGAGTCTGGTGAATTTTCTGGTGCTTACAGTTCTTATAGACCAAGGGGTAACAGGCCATTGTGTACTCATTGTGATCAGATGGGACACACGGTGCAGAAGTGTTATCGTCTCCATGGCTATCCTCCTGGATATAAACactataataataacaatggTCGCAATAATGGTGGTAATAATTCTGGTTATCGACCTACTAATTCCTTTGCTCCTCGAGGTCAATCTTTCACAACTCCAAGATCCACGTCTAAACCATCTGAGACTAATATGCAACGGACTGTTGCTAATGTGTTTGATGGAACACCGAGTGGGCAGCTTCTGTATTATCCTCCTCCACCAGTTTCTCCAATGAACTTGGATGTTACTAAACTCTCTCAGTCTCAAGTTCAGGGGCTTATTCACCAATTGAATCAGATGTCTGCTCAAGTAGCTGCTTCAGAGCCTCTAGCTCCGATTTCTCAGTCTTCCATTTCAATCTCTGAAAAAGGTGTCATGGCTGTTAATTCGACTTCCG GCATTATAGTTACTTTGCCAAATGGTATCAAATTGCCCATTCATCATTCTGGAAATATACATTTGTATGCATCATTAGTtctttatgatgttttacatgtTCATGATTTTCATTTTAATCTGATTAGT ggGTTTTCTCAGGACTCGATGATTGGTAGGGGTCATCTCATGCATCATCTTTATATTCTAGACTTACAATCCCTATCATCTCTCAAAATTCCTGAGTCCTCTTCTTCTGAGTTCTTTTGTGGATCCTTGTCGTCTGATGCGACTCTCTGGCATCATCGCCTTGGACATCCGTCAAGTGCACAAGTTACAACATGGGTTACAACATGA
- the LOC104759555 gene encoding probable FBD-associated F-box protein At1g32375: MDQLPEELLLRILSFLPTMKDVVATMVLSKQWKSLWMFVPELVYDDSYQSIDYERFSRFVDRSLFLHEAPVIETLYFKLGQTCGAEDIRVWIRAAEKFSVRELHIKFVSPSDASPTILPRSLYTRCRMLVTLILVEAVLVDDVNCPISFPSLKLLHLVYLTYPGGDEFVNKLLSSCPVLEKLVVMQFPGDNVTIFTIRVPSLKHLRMLKPLQHYSDNAHGFVIDVPSLETLEIVDYTDGFCVIENEMPNIVRASIDCNQTHRGRIILSSIIMSVKCLFLCLPTSEVFSCMQDAYHVGSIFHHLVELTLCTCDEQWLNLLLRLLGDSPKLRSLRLIQVHNPCWIKPSPCWIKPSSVPKCLLSSFETLECRDYEGKEEEKELLGYILRNGSCLKKVTVSSTSTDSEKKLEMIKEELLSIRRSPTCQLVFN; encoded by the exons ATGGATCAGTTACCTGAAGAATTGCTCTTGAGAATATTGTCGTTTCTGCCTACAATGAAAGATGTTGTGGCCACAATGGTTTTGTCAAAACAATGGAAGTCTCTTTGGATGTTTGTGCCAGAACTGGTATACGATGATAGCTATCAATCCATTGATTATGAAAGATTTTCCCGCTTTGTAGACAGGTCTTTGTTTCTGCACGAGGCTCCAGTTATAGAAACTTTGTATTTCAAACTTGGTCAAACATGTGGTGCTGAAGATATTAGAGTCTGGATTAGAGCTGCAGAAAAGTTTTCTGTGCGTGAACTGCATATCAAGTTCGTCAGCCCTTCTGATGCATCTCCAACCATACTTCCGAGGAGCTTGTACACACGGTGCAGAATGCTTGTTACCTTGATACTAGTTGAGGCGGTTCTTGTGGACGATGTTAATTGTCCAATTTCTTTCCCTTCCCTCAAGTTATTGCATCTTGTATACTTGACGTATCCAGGTGGTGATGAATTTGTCAACAAGCTTTTATCAAGTTGTCCTGTGCTTGAAAAATTGGTTGTGATGCAGTTTCCTGGTGATAATGTGACTATTTTCACCATTAGAGTGCCTTCTCTAAAGCATCTACGGATGCTGAAACCATTACAACATTATAGTGATAATGCACATGGTTTTGTGATAGATGTTCCTTCTTTGGAGACGTTGGAAATAGTTGATTATACGGATGGGTTTTGTGTCATTGAGAATGAAATGCCTAATATTGTAAGAGCATCTATTGACTGTAATCAGACTCATCGTGGGAGGATTATTCTGAGTTCTATAATTATGTCAGTCAAGTGTCTCTTTTTATGTTTACCAACCTCAGAGGTATTTTC ATGCATGCAGGATGCATATCATGTTGGTAGTATCTTCCACCATCTTGTAGAGTTAACGCTATGCACATGTGATGAGCAGTGGTTGAACCTACTTCTTCGTTTGCTTGGAGATTCCCCTAAATTACGATCTCTCAGACTTATTCAGGTACATAA CCCCTGCTGGATTAAACCGAGCCCCTGCTGGATTAAACCGAGTTCAGTTCCTAAATGTTTGTTATCGAGTTTTGAAACTCTAGAATGTAGAGACtatgaaggaaaagaagaagagaaagaactgCTAGGATATATCTTAAGAAACGGAAGCTGTTTAAAAAAGGTAACTGTGTCCTCCACATCCACTGACAGCGAGAAGAAACTTGAGATGATCAAGGAGGAGTTATTGTCCATCAGGCGTTCACCTACCTGTCAGCTTGTATTTAACTGA